In a genomic window of Xenopus laevis strain J_2021 chromosome 5S, Xenopus_laevis_v10.1, whole genome shotgun sequence:
- the akap12.S gene encoding A-kinase anchor protein 12 isoform X1, translating to MGTATSQVSDKTIEEQAQTQEDLEQNVPSVDEASDGAPELLHKNGQIAIINGTTEGGAEEEEEEIVAGILTENINVIMKENDLQIVVEEEEASTQIKGPAENIEDVSSEATLKSEIKEQGQDEAPEATNATLESPEESPDQTNETQSSEVGFKKVFNFVGFKFTVKKDKTEKSEPVQLLTVKQEKVEVNGTENHEKQNDGSDENVLETEDTKEVEKQSETDPIIQTETQEEVSAEKPKSEEETKLEKEQVKTPESPTNPLVVETSSPLKKFFTQGWAGLRKKTSFRKSKEEDHQEVEKHILSEEQENVDSQQAKEAALENQIIVNGETLPKEANEIEESKACINKETQPNTNELAKPEECLADQPLDSKADIKLDNANISEVSITEGIQNFVVVDNAVPVPNEVNEQLKESDTADDKDVNQVTMVSTSTAIAEEVKETLSEMAPDTEITCDKDDKDTHIEQAQSAANTESKEAETCQEPIMTETELLSSQEKAKLQGSPLKKLFSGNGLRKLSGKKHKGKKEDDTKTEYTTEVPVSSDIPEGDGDNTSPSSPEESAETSPTENGPEDVPQTVETEGDGATSDGERKIEGITPWASFKKLVTPKRRPKRPSESDKEEEVEKIKTSTMSSTDSTGSVENQEEAKENGEEQKLEKSTEENKKKVDNSVSWEALICVGSAKKRARKTSDSDEEETQKNIEENKKIEEEVNKSKEQESEDPIVSSQENEQVYDSPSPDQSTSPVEGEGGSTWQSFKRLVNPRRKSRTRAEEKTEETSVVSNNEQPTSDGETGKEEGWVSFKKLIPGRKKKKSDGKQEQATISDTGKSTEGCEAMDDDADVPAVVPLSEFDAAEQEKREAQQAEDALNDVSKDELKTPEATSEGLIHAITVTVVEGERAVTSLEDRAPSWISANVTETIEQANELTEPNTNQRIKSEITVEEAVIFGEVSQMAGNTIINEVELTSEALTALAEAIEYSCAEQTTEMISAASQLSDSFTPTEEVTLIPEEDEGSQILDVPEKKTDSVLNSATELAEQSLVEKPNQETICTSAEEHGLEVDEKNICISSKQDEESTIFSAKQIEECTLVLAERPGSSEIKSVIENNGADSVSVVEQINKIAVIETAKEKSSDKADIDAPVDTKEYPTDATVLEEKKQETSVGSAEVQACERIVVLEESHADTIADTAVKQDESILVLSEKKVEECAIRTPDHETASVPAKCQFEEVTPFSTENNAPPIKEPVLDDSISAVEHVDVASERTVEESTPTLEQEQLNELSEQQSSISVSTVHKEQVKDVALISDEQEIIEHPHVSDDLEPKEGAGEQQLEEKSIIYEKVTENAPIFAEEKETECSFVLTETTQATESVCILEEELARDSDPEELLEQANAIAKSALNESDKHSVEDASNEVEKQVSECSTVMLDELVAKSPTSVAATLTAEIASIVEQSAERHHTVKEEQKAEYLHSEAETQISEISFSMAKDETMEVTTAAEHDKESTPGEKQAVESFSVSIGEQEAESLNTAVEEQDLESAIEEQVTESATTATEEQRECAPNVDDAHVVECNAITVEEPSEEITSATSVENTAEMLSVSLECPITTKEVQATEIDILIADEQVAEGVLIAAEEHVTESVVDVAGEKTEESAITLAKESGETVAFEEHATESVVDAAGEKTEESAITLAKESGETVAFEEHATESVVDAAGEKTEESAITLAKESGETVAFEEHATESVVDAAGEKTEESAITLAKESGETVAFEEYDAESAPSLAKDQAGESALTATEGQIESICAAALGQANETVIFDSEVQIAAAVDEKHFAESVTAEAKEQATLSVDEQSAEVQIAEGIDLTTVEDIAESAVFAVEEVTAKSVISVAEESISTAVEDSPTAVAKGQTEESVTDVAVEYINEIITTATAEEQIEENLSVGEQSVEVTASLVEKTAGENVYAAFQEEATESATIVDSEPCAENVISTNGGLTTDIATPTTQEQVSQDFNTGFEEQIEQNAVSFTETLTAESVANEETATEFTAAPVEGQVVGILNTVVDEQAGKTDTTLTEVQAVEITANDLTGESAPAEVEVHVIDCASEETEEQSSDMEQRVDNDSASAPEKDVYTSPVVTENVATVLEEYTDESEVLTFNANVDVPCSVDLNDVEQQEKNVVMTVEKTPEEIVDDQVPHIVSETIPMVSEEHGMERVTVNISEQLTLDCVVLEGNLESIVPQDEVTVCEQETVPEPTIYSMPVEQQSATVPEDTVTEVTNIPEFESSEATKTSETVTTAAVQEQILTETVMPIETSTDTKEACETPKYADDLSETSGAVHTVAQSVSQKAAAIVDAAIEAAASCLVVKAATHESTLEENIPENGVFIQESISVCTDANEDNLVQTTIISSFSTVSVQKFTETSVEKIEEIVEEIHTGESVDHKHSLKAEETEPVSAQFAEEVATAEEKQDIQETSKPIAVAIATGLHDGCVVQEEDKEHTPVHMHEESLKAAGCECTEQVTLQITHTESESSMSINKPIEEEIVSQDSAELNTQADSQTVES from the coding sequence CACTGTGAAAAAGGACAAGACTGAAAAATCTGAACCTGTACAGCTGTTAACTGTGAAACAGGAGAAGGTAGAAGTAAATGGAacagaaaatcatgaaaagcaaAATGATGGTAGTGATGAAAATGTGCTGGAAACAGAAGACACCAAAGAAGTGGAGAAACAGTCAGAAACAGATCCAATAATTCAAACTGAGACTCAAGAAGAGGTATCTGCAGAAAAGCCAAAGAGTGAAGAAGAAACTAAATTAGAAAAAGAACAGGTCAAGACCCCAGAATCTCCAACCAACCCACTTGTTGTTGAAACATCTTCCCCACTAAAGAAATTTTTTACACAGGGTTGGGCTGGCCTGAGAAAAAAGACGAGTTTCAGAAAGTCAAAGGAGGAGGATCACCAGGAAGTTGAAAAGCATATTTTAAGTGAAGAACAGGAAAATGTTGATTCTCAACAAGCCAAAGAGGCAGCTTTGGAGAACCAAATAATAGTCAATGGTGAGACGTTACCAAAGGAAGCAAATGAAATTGAAGAATCAAAGGCATGCATCAATAAGGAAACTCAGCCCAATACCAATGAATTGGCAAAGCCAGAAGAATGCCTAGCTGATCAACCGTTAGATTCTAAAGCAGACATTAAACTAGATAATGCCAACATATCTGAAGTATCTATAACAGAGGGTATACAAAATTTTGTTGTAGTAGATAATGCTGTTCCTGTGCCAAATGAGGTCAATGAACAACTGAAAGAATCTGACACTGCAGACGACAAAGATGTAAACCAAGTTACAATGGTCAGCACTTCTACTGCTATTGCAGAGGAAGTAAAGGAAACACTTTCAGAAATGGCACCCGACACTGAAATCACCTGTGACAAAGATGACAAGGACACACATATTGAACAGGCCCAGTCAGCTGCAAACACAGAGAGCAAGGAAGCTGAAACATGCCAGGAACCTATAATGACAGAAACTGAACTGTTGTCCTCACAAGAAAAAGCTAAACTTCAAGGTAGCCCGTTAAAAAAGCTTTTCAGTGGAAATGGTTTAAGGAAGCTCTCTGGGAAGAAGCATAAAGGAAAGAAGGAAGATGACACTAAGACAGAGTATACTACAGAAGTACCGGTATCATCGGACATCCCTGAAGGTGATGGAGACAATACCTCACCCTCTTCTCCTGAGGAGTCGGCAGAGACCTCTCCCACAGAAAATGGGCCAGAAGATGTTCCACAGACAGTGGAAACAGAAGGGGATGGGGCCACATCTGATGGGGAGAGAAAAATAGAGGGTATTACACCATGGGCATCATTTAAAAAACTAGTCACTCCCAAAAGACGCCCAAAAAGGCCATCAGAAAGTGATAAAGAAGAAGAAGTTGAAAAGATAAAGACCTCTACGATGTCCTCTACTGATAGCACTGGTTCAGTTGAAAATCAAGAAGAAGCCAAAGAAAATGGTGAggaacaaaaacttgaaaaaagtacagaagaaaataagaaaaaagttgaCAACTCAGTGTCATGGGAAGCATTAATCTGTGTTGGCTCTGCCAAGAAAAGAGCAAGAAAGACATCTGATTCAGATGAGGAAGAAactcaaaaaaacattgaagagaataaaaaaatagagGAAGAAGTTAATAAAAGTAAGGAGCAGGAATCAGAAGATCCAATTGTTAGCTCACAAGAAAATGAACAAGTATATGATAGCCCCTCACCGGACCAATCAACAAGCCCTGTTGAAGGAGAAGGGGGATCAACTTGGCAGTCCTTTAAAAGACTAGTTAATCCAAGAAGAAAATCAAGAACCAGGGCAGAGGAGAAAACTGAAGAAACTAGTGTAGTGTCCAATAATGAACAGCCAACTTCAGATGGAGAAACTGGAAAGGAAGAAGGATGGGTATCGTTTAAAAAACTAATCCCTGggcgaaaaaagaaaaaatcagatGGCAAGCAGGAACAAGCTACAATAAGTGATACTGGAAAATCAACAGAAGGATGTGAGGCAATGGATGATGATGCTGATGTGCCGGCAGTAGTTCCGCTGTCTGAGTTTGATGCAGCTGAGCAGGAGAAGCGTGAAGCTCAGCAAGCAGAAGATGCTTTAAATGATGTCTCAAAAGATGAATTGAAAACACCAGAGGCTACCTCAGAAGGCCTTATTCATGCAATTACTGTAACTGTTGTCGAGGGAGAGAGAGCTGTTACCAGTCTGGAAGACAGGGCTCCCTCTTGGATAAGTGCAAATGTTACAGAAACTATTGAGCAAGCAAATGAACTTACAGAGCCTAATACAAATCAAAGAATAAAGTCTGAAATTACAGTAGAGGAAGCTGTAATTTTTGGTGAAGTTTCACAGATGGCAGGAAACACTATAATTAATGAGGTGGAATTAACTTCTGAAGCTCTAACTGCTCTTGCAGAAGCAATTGAATATTCATGTGCTGAACAGACAACTGAAATGATATCTGCTGCTTCACAGTTAAGTGACTCCTTTACCCCCACTGAAGAAGTTACCCTCATTCCAGAGGAAGATGAGGGTAGCCAGATTTTGGATGTGCCAGAGAAGAAAACGGATTCAGTCCTCAATTCAGCCACAGAATTGGCAGAGCAGTCTTTGGTTGAAAAACCAAATCAAGAAACCATCTGCACTTCTGCTGAAGAGCATGGGCTAGAAGTTGATGAAAAAAATATCTGTATTTCCTCCAAACAGGATGAAGAAAGCACCATTTTTTCAGCTAAACAGATTGAAGAATGCACCCTTGTGTTAGCAGAGAGGCCTGGTTCGTCAGAAATTAAATCTGTGATAGAAAATAATGGAGCTGACTCAGTTTCTGTTGTGGAGCAAATTAATAAAATTGCTGTCATTGAGACAGCCAAGGAAAAATCTTCTGACAAGGCTGATATAGATGCTCCAGTAGATACAAAGGAATATCCTACAGATGCTACTGTGCTAGAAGAGAAGAAACAGGAAACAAGTGTTGGTTCAGCTGAAGTACAAGCTTGTGAAAGGATAGTTGTTTTAGAGGAAAGCCATGCTGATACAATAGCTGATACTGCAGTGAAACAGGATGAAAGTATTCTTGTTCTGTCTGAAAAGAAGGTTGAAGAATGTGCCATAAGGACACCAGATCACGAGACTGCCTCAGTTCCTGCAAAATGCCAATTTGAAGAAGTCACACCATTTTCAACAGAAAATAACGCCCCCCCTATAAAAGAGCCGGTCTTAGATGACTCGATTTCTGCTGTGGAGCATGTAGACGTTGCTTCTGAGAGGACTGTTGAAGAAAGTACTCCAACTTTGGAACAGGAACAGCTAAATGAATTGAGTGAACAACAGTCTAGCATAAGTGTTTCTACTGTTCACAAAGAGCAAGTTAAAGACGTTGCTCTCATATCAGACGAGCAAGAAATCATAGAACATCCACATGTTTCAGATGATTTAGAACCTAAAGAAGGTGCCGGTGAGCAGCAGTTAGAAGAAAAATCAATCATCTATGAGAAGGTTACAGAAAATGCACCGATTTTTGCTGAAGAGAAAGAAACTGAATGTAGTTTTGTTTTGACTGAAACAACACAGGCAACAGAGAGTGTCTGTATTTTGGAAGAGGAACTGGCTAGAGACAGTGACCCAGAGGAGCTACTGGAGCAGGCTAATGCAATTGCCAAGTCTGCCCTTAATGAGAGTGACAAGCATTCTGTAGAGGATGCATCCAATGAAGTTGAAAAGCAAGTTTCAGAATGTTCAACAGTAATGCTCGATGAGCTAGTTGCAAAAAGTCCAACATCTGTTGCAGCAACACTTACTGCAGAAATTGCTTCCATAGTTGAACAATCTGCAGAACGCCACCATACTGTGAAGGAAGAACAAAAGGCAGAATATCTACACAGTGAGGCTGAGACACAGATTTCAGAGATTTCCTTTAGTATGGCTAAAGATGAAACCATGGAAGTTACCACTGCAGCTGAACATGATAAAGAAAGCACACCTGGTGAAAAGCAGGCTGTGGAAAGTTTTTCTGTCTCAATTggagaacaggaagcagaaagtCTTAACACTGCTGTTGAAGAGCAGGATTTAGAAAGTGCCATTGAGGAGCAAGTTACAGAAAGTGCCACCACTGCCACTGAGGAGCAGAGAGAATGTGCCCCAAATGTAGATGATGCACATGTTGTAGAATGTAATGCCATAACTGTTGAGGAACCAAGTGAGGAAATAACTTCTGCTACATCTGTGGAGAATACTGCTGAAATGCTCTCTGTTTCTCTAGAATGCCCAATCACCACAAAAGAGGTACAAGCTACAGAAATTGACATCCTAATTGCAGATGAGCAGGTTGCAGAAGGAGTCCTCATTGCTGCTGAGGAACATGTTACAGAAAGTGTTGTGGATGTTGCTGGGGAAAAGACTGAAGAAAGTGCTATTACTTTGGCAAAGGAATCTGGAGAAACTGTTGCATTTGAGGAGCATGCTACAGAAAGTGTTGTGGATGCTGCTGGGGAAAAGACTGAAGAAAGTGCTATTACTTTGGCAAAGGAATCTGGAGAAACTGTTGCATTTGAGGAGCATGCTACAGAAAGTGTTGTGGATGCTGCTGGGGAAAAGACTGAAGAAAGTGCTATTACTTTGGCAAAGGAATCTGGAGAAACTGTTGCATTTGAGGAGCATGCTACAGAAAGTGTTGTGGATGCTGCTGGGGAAAAGACTGAAGAAAGTGCTATTACTTTGGCAAAGGAATCTGGAGAAACTGTTGCATTTGAGGagtatgatgcagaaagtgcCCCAAGTTTAGCCAAAGATCAGGCTGGAGAAAGTGCCCTCACAGCTACTGAGGGACAAATAGAAAGTATCTGTGCTGCAGCACTGGGACAGGCAAATGAAACTGTCATTTTTGATTCTGAGGTCCAGATTGCAGCTGCAGTAGAtgaaaagcattttgcagaaagtGTCACTGCTGAAGCTAAGGAACAGGCTACCCTTTCAGTTGATGAGCAAAGTGCAGAAGTGCAGATTGCAGAAGGTATCGACCTTACAACTGTGGAAGACATCGCAGAAAGTGCTGTTTTTGCTGTTGAGGAGGTGACTGCAAAAAGTGTCATCAGTGTGGCTGAGGAAAGTATCTCTACTGCAGTTGAGGACAGTCCCACTGCTGTAGCCAAAGGGCAAACTGAAGAAAGTGTAACAGATGTTGCTGTGGAGTATATTAATGAAATTATTACTACTGCTACTGCTGAAGAGCAGATTGAAGAAAACTTGAGTGTTGGGGAGCAGTCTGTAGAAGTTACTGCCTCTCTGGTTGAAAAAACAGCTGGAGAAAATGTTTATGCTGCATTTCAGGAAGAGGCCACAGAAAGTGCCACCATTGTTGATAGTGAACCATGTGCAGAAAATGTCATAAGTACCAATGGGGGCCTGACTACAGACATTGCCACACCTACTACCCAGGAGCAAGTTTCACAAGATTTTAACACTGGTTTTGAAGAGCAAATTGAACAAAATGCTGTCTCTTTTACTGAGACACTGACTGCAGAAAGTGTTGCCAATGAGGAAACAGCTACAGAATTTACTGCTGCTCCTGTTGAGGGGCAAGTTGTTGGAATTCTGAATACTGTTGTTGATGAGCAGGCTGGAAAAACTGATACTACTCTTACAGAAGTGCAGGCAGTAGAAATCACTGCCAATGATTTAACTGGAGAAAGCGCCCCCGCTGAAGTTGAAGTACACGTTATAGACTGTGCTTCTGAAGAAACTGAGGAGCAGTCTTCAGATATGGAGCAGAGAGTGGACAATGACTCAGCATCTGCACCTGAAAAAGATGTCTATACTTCACCTGTTGTAACTGAGAACGTAGCAACTGTCTTAGAAGAATATACAGATGAAAGTGAAGTGTTGACTTTTAATGCCAATGTGGATGTCCCATGTTCAGTGGATCTGAATGATGTAGAACAGCAAGAGAAAAATGTTGTTATGACTGTGGAAAAAACACCTGAAGAAATAGTTGATGATCAAGTACCCCATATTGTTAGTGAAACCATTCCTATGGTTTCAGAGGAGCACGGAATGGAAAGGGTGACAGTAAACATATCAGAGCAATTAACCCTTGATTGTGTTGTTTTGGAAGGGAACCTTGAGTCTATTGTGCCACAGGATGAAGTTACAGTGTGCGAACAAGAGACTGTGCCAGAACCAACCATCTATTCAATGCCTGTTGAGCAACAATCTGCTACTGTGCCTGAAGATACCGTGACCGAGGTCACAAATATCCCTGAGTTTGAAAGTTCTGAGGCTACCAAAACAAGTGAGACAGTTACTACTGCAGCTGTACAAGAGCAGATCTTAACAGAGACTGTAATGCCTATTGAGACTTCAACAGATACCAAAGAAGCCTGTGAAACACCAAAATATGCAGATGACCTTAGTGAGACCTCTGGGGCTGTACATACAGTTGCACAGTCTGTATCTCAAAAAGCAGCAGCTATTGTTGATGCAGCAATTGAAGCAGCCGCAAGCTGTTTAGTTGTAAAGGCTGCCACCCATGAAAGTACTTTAGAAGAAAATATACCAGAAAATGGTGTTTTCATTCAAGAATCTATCTCTGTTTGCACAGATGCTAATGAAGACAACCTTGTTCAAACCACCATTATCAGTTCCTTTAGTACTGTCTCAGTACAAAAGTTTACTGAAACATCAGTGGAAAAGATTGAAGAAATTGTTGAAGAAATTCACACTGGGGAAAGTGTAGACCACAAGCATAGCTTAAAGGCTGAAGAGACTGAACCTGTTTCTGCTCAGTTTGCAGAAGAAGTAGCGACGGCCGAGGAGAAACAGGATATTCAGGAAACCTCTAAACCCATTGCAGTAGCTATTGCCACTGGATTACATGATGGCTGTGTTGTACAAGAAGAGGATAAAGAACACACACCTGTACACATGCACGAGGAATCCTTAAAAGCTGCAGGCTGTGAGTGTACAGAACAAGTGACTCTGCAGATTACACATACAGAAAGTGAATCAAGCATGTCCATCAACAAACCCATAGAAGAAGAAATTGTCTCTCAGGACAGTGCAGAGTTGAATACACAAGCGGACTCGCAGACTGTAGAATCCTGA